From one Nothobranchius furzeri strain GRZ-AD chromosome 2, NfurGRZ-RIMD1, whole genome shotgun sequence genomic stretch:
- the LOC139066397 gene encoding spectrin alpha chain, non-erythrocytic 1-like isoform X2, with product MSDLSAYGSSIQALKEQAQSCRDLKANESRLRDINKVASELESEGLMAEEAPMVQAQQQEHLGSAPGKDEADSNTASPWKTVRLGVQTTANFNSIKVRGSSSLPV from the exons atgtcggacctgtcggcttacggcagcagcatccaggccctgaaggagcaggcccagtcctgcagg gacctgaaggccaacgagtcccgcctgagggacatcaacaaggtggcatctgaactggagtcagaaggtctgatggctgaggaggctcctatggttcaggctcag caacaagaacatctgggttctgctcctggaaag gatgaagccgactctaacacggcgtcaccctggaag accgtacggttgggcgttcagacgacggctaactttaattccatcaaggtaagaggaagctcttcccttcctgtctga
- the LOC139066397 gene encoding uncharacterized protein isoform X1 has product MSDLSAYGSSIQALKEQAQSCRDLKANESRLRDINKVASELESEGLMAEEAPMVQAQQQEHLGSAPGKVHVVLRLHQNQTWCLCYHSFVCLFVYRMKPTLTRRHPGRPYGWAFRRRLTLIPSR; this is encoded by the exons atgtcggacctgtcggcttacggcagcagcatccaggccctgaaggagcaggcccagtcctgcagg gacctgaaggccaacgagtcccgcctgagggacatcaacaaggtggcatctgaactggagtcagaaggtctgatggctgaggaggctcctatggttcaggctcag caacaagaacatctgggttctgctcctggaaaggtgcatgttgtcctccgcctccaccagaaccagacgtggtgtttatgttaccactcatttgtttgtttgtttgtttacaggatgaagccgactctaacacggcgtcaccctggaag accgtacggttgggcgttcagacgacggctaactttaattccatcaaggtaa